Part of the Thiomicrospira sp. R3 genome is shown below.
AAGTGCGGCAAAAATTCGGGATGAAAGCTTGCTTTCACTGTGCCAGCGCCATCTTCGTATTCCGCTTTAAACATGAGCGGTCGTTTTACGCGCTTCGTACCTTCGCGTGTCTCGATAATCTTTGTTTGCAGCGCGTCTACGGTCTTTTCTAAGTCGCGGTAGGCGATCTTTTTTGAAATACCCGTCGCTTCTGCATACTCAAGCGCCGTGAGCGTTATGTCTATCGTCTGGTAGATGTTTAGCTTCATACCGTTGGGGTTTAGCTTGCTGATCATCAGTTCGACAACGCGCAGTTCTACAAGCTTAAAGGGGTTCTTCGCCCTTGCTAGAAAGTTACTTTTAACAATCCGGTTATCTACCAGTTCATGCCTGATGTCCTGCTCAACTTCTTCATGCCTTTGCGTTGTCGCTTTAAGCATGTTTTTTTCAACGATTTGTTGCGCCGTAAGCTTTTTCATTTTTGCGCCCTCGACCTATGTGAGAAAAGAATACATAAACTTCTCTTTAATGTAAAAGAGAAGTTTATGTATTCTTTTCTCTTTATTACCATCAAAACTTCTCACTTACCATCAAAACTTCTCTTTAATACCATCAAAATTTCTCCTTTAACCATCAAAAAGTGGTTTTTAACTTTGTAACCCATTGATTTTAAAAGGTAAAAAAGCCCTGAAAACAAGAGAAAACAATGAAAATAAGGAAAACCTCGGTTTTTTTGGGCTTTTCAAGCCCGCTAGGAAGCCGCTTTGCGGCTTTAAAGAAAGGGGGAATTCTCCCCCTTTTGAAACCCCCTGCGTTCGCTACGCTCTCTTAGGCTTAGGCTTCGCCTTGCGCTAAAGGCGTGCCTTCGGCACTTCATGGCGCTATCGCGCCCTAGCTTGGCTTTTGAGAGCGCGATTAAGATTATTTTGGGCTTAGGTAGCGGGTGACGCGAAAAAACGTCGTGCGGGGCTTTAAAACCTTTTTGCTACGGCTTCGCCTAACTGGGGCTACGCCCCAGCCCCCTAAAACCCCGACAACTTGTCAAGCTCTGTGACGCGCAATTGGGCTTTTTTCTTGGCTTCGTTAAGGGTTCTTAACTCTTTTTTAGCTTGCGTTACACTGTAATTAAGGGTTTCTAACTCTTTTTTGACTTGCTCTACACGGTCACCTATCTCCTGCTCTGTACTCTTCGCTTCGGCCACCTGCCCTTGCATGCGGTCGAGGTCGGCCTTTATCACGCGCACTTGCGCTTTTTCAGCGGACACTTTTGAGGTATGACGGTAAACCGCCAGCAGAGGTGCGGCGAGGATGAAGAGCGCAAGTGCGATAGCGAGCGCCGATCTCAGAAAGTACGCGACTTCGAAAACGGGGCTTGTCCGGTAGCCAGCCGCATAAGCCTCCACTCCCGCCTCTGCGGCGGCGTAGTCACAGAAAGCGATCGCTAAAATACCGAGATCGTGAAACTTGTTACAGTGTAATAACATCGCCACATCGCGGCTTTTTTGTGCGATTAGACTCTCTGCTTGATCTGCGATCTGCGCCTCAAGCCCTTCTATGTGCTTCTGTAGCGACTTTACATCGTACGGGCACTTATCCCCGCACCCGCTTAAAAAAATCGTTATGGCGGTATATAGAATTGCGATTTTTAGTGCTTTCATGAGCGAACCCCAGCCATTTTTGCGACGGCTTGCGACACTTTGACCGTGACTCCGGTAACTCCCGTATCGTTGATGGCTTTTTTGATCATCCTTTCCAGTGCTGGAGTGGGTACAAGGTAGGCGACTGTATTGACTTCTCCCGCATCAATCGCTTCAGCCGCGGCGTATAGCGCGTCATGCAGTGCCGTGCGTGTCTTTGGTGTCATTTCAACCTCAATGCCAAGCCTGCTTTCGGGGCTCTCAATGACACAGTCAAAAACTTTGCCGCGACTTCCGTCGCGGTACTCCCACTCGCTGGCGTACTTCGTGTAACCCTGACTTTTCATCATAAAAATAGCCGCGGCTTGGGCAGTCAGATCATGGCGCTTTGCGGCGCTGGTAGTGAGCGCACTCGTTTCTGTGAATGGCTTAGTGAATTTGCGTTGTGGCTGAGCCATCGAAAGCTTAAAAAGTCCGTCGGCTTTTAGCACGTATCCCACCCGAGATACATCCGTGGCGAGGGTAAAGCTTCGGATGTACCGCCCGTCCCAGCGACGCAGTGCGGCGCGGATCGCGGCGGCTTCCCCCTCTGTGCCTGAGTTACTTAGTAGGTTTACTAGGATCTGCTGGCTGGCATAGCGCCATCGGTAAAGCCAGTCGAGGATGGCCAAAAGCCGTAGCTCTCCCTTTTTGTTACCATGCGATTCTTTGGAAAGCTCGTGCAAAAAAGCGGGTGGAAAAGTCTTTATCTTCATCTGTGCATCCTTATTTAGGGGTAATCAGGAGGGTGCTCGGGTGCGAGTACCCTTACCTACTAGGTAAAGGAATACCGAAAATTTAAGGCCTTCGACCTACCCGCTAGGGCGGGCAGGCCTGCGCGGTTCGGCTGGACGCCGCTCCTTGCAAAGAGCCTTCAGCCCCGCTAGCGCGGGACTTGCGCAGGTTTCCCTGGACGGGAAAACCCTTGCCCTCCACCTCGCTGGGGCGAGGTTGCGCAGTGTGTACGCTGGACGCTCCCACCCTTTGCCCGCCGTCGTCTGCTGTCGCCGCCCAACCGCCTTTTCCGGACTCGCATGTGCATGCTCGGTCGCTCCGCGACTGCTGTACGCATCCGAAAACGCAGTTGGTCGGCGCCTAGGGCGCGACGGCGGCTGGGGCGTCGCGTGGGCGCTCCTACCTCTCGCACACCCATCGGTCGCGTGGGCGCTCCCTCAGTCACTGCGCGCTGGGGCGCTTGTGGTGCTCACAACTCCGACCGCTAGGGCGGTCTGCGCGCTAGGGCTTGCCAGGCGCACGCTAGGGCGTGCTTGCTTCGCGGCTGGACGCCGCTGCGCGCTGACGCTTGCAAAGCGCCAAGCAGGAGCCAAAGCTTGTTACCGTAAAATCGTTTCCTGAAGGACAATCCGCGCATGCGCGGAAAAAAACCTCAACTATTCCGACACCACATACCAACGACCCCTGATTCAAAGGTCCGAGACCCCCTGTGCCAACTTTTTAATTTCACTCTAAATTCCAAAAAACCCTTTACATATTAAGTTGTAACGATTAGCATAAACCTATGTTACACGGTAATGGATAAGGGGGTTTGACATGAAAGACGAGCACGACACGGTAACGAAAGAATTAAAAATCAAGCCAACGGCAAAAACCAATGCACAGCGCCAGCGCGAATATCGGGAGCGCGCACGCAAAGAGTTGTCACG
Proteins encoded:
- a CDS encoding replication initiation protein — translated: MKKLTAQQIVEKNMLKATTQRHEEVEQDIRHELVDNRIVKSNFLARAKNPFKLVELRVVELMISKLNPNGMKLNIYQTIDITLTALEYAEATGISKKIAYRDLEKTVDALQTKIIETREGTKRVKRPLMFKAEYEDGAGTVKASFHPEFLPH